GAACAGGAAAAACCGAGGATCCAAATCCCCGATCTCCTTTCGGACCGACCCCTTAATAACCAGAGCGCTGCCCTCGACCTGATCCACCTCGTCAAGTTCATTCAGCTTGTGATCGCCATAAAAATAGGATGCGAAGAGCCACGAACGAGGGAACAGATAGGAAAGCCGCGTACACTCACTGAAAACGTCGAACGGCCGCGGGAAACGGCGGGCCGCCGGGTATGGATTATCTTGCCCGTCCACCATTCGCGGCCCCACAACACCCCACATCGGGTGGTCATCTAAGGCTGTGACCAGTCGCACGAGAGCTCCCGGCATCACCTCAGTGTCGGGATTCAGCAACATGAGATGGCGTCCCCGCGCGCGCGCCAAACCTAAATTGCAGCCCGCCGCAAAACCCAAGTTCTTGCCTGCGCGATGGATCTGAATATTCGGATAGCTGTTCTCGATCTCTTCGATGCAACCATCCGAGGAACCGTTGTCCACGACAATTGCCTCGAACGAGAGTTCGTTCCGTATTGTCTCTAATGAATTGAGACAACGGGGAAGGACCTCGCGCGAATTATGGCTGACGATAATGACGGAAATATCCATAAAGACGGCGGAAGTTATGGGGATCGTTGAATTCGGGCAAGCGCCTAAAGGTAGCGATTTCCTGCAATCTCTACAACATAATAGAACCTGATTGGGTGAAGGTGAGGGTTTATGTAAGCTGCCGGAACGTGGCAGACTTATTGCACTTTCGGCAGGGCCGGATTGGTGTCGGTCCCCTTTCCCCCACAGCATTTGCTCATGACCCTCGGACATTCACCATCCGCTTGTCGGGTGGACTCCGAAGAAACATGACCTTGATCTCATTTGTTGTCGCAATCCTCGGGAGATTTCCCCGACTTGCCGTTGTCGGCTTCCTATCAGCGGCCCTGACCGGGATGGCGACGAAATGAGGACGGATGTTTTTGCCCGGTTGCCGCTGGATAGCGCGAGTTCCGCTTGAACTCGATATGGCGTGGAACAGCAAAGGGAACGTCTCACACACCGGCGTGACGCGAGTTTGAGGAGTACGAACATTGCCAACGCTCGAACAGATTGCCTCGGAACTGGTTCTACTTTCCCCTGACGATAGCGCGTCCCGTCTCCATCTGGAGAAGATGCTGCGGGATTTGGCGCAGTCGGGCGACGCCCCGGAAGCCGTGCGGGAGCTGGCATGGCAGGCGATCGTGCTGGTACAAGGCCTCCTGCAGGCCAAAGATCCGGATGCGAATCTGCGCAAACTCAGCGCCTTGCTCGATCAAATGATCGCGGCTGAGGCCGAATCCGGCGGGGGGAACGGAGCCACCGCCAGCGCCTCCTCTTCATCCTCCGGCAGCGTCATTGACGACGGACTGGTGGCGGAGTTTCTTTCCAAGCAGGAATCCACGCTGACCGATTTCGAGGCCGACTGCCTGGCTCTCGAAAACGGGGACACGTCCCGTTTTCCCGCACTGAAACGTCAGATTCACACGTGGAAAGGCGAAGCCGGACTGCTCGGTTTCCACGATCTGTCTTCGGCTATGCATGGAATCGAGGAGGCTCTGGGCGAGCTGAAAAATCCCGATCCGGCCGCCGTTTCGGACACGCTGCTTGAACTGAAAGACCGGCTCGGCGAATACTTCACGGCGCGACGGGCGGGTGCGGAATTCTCTCTGGACGTTTCTGCCACTCTGGCCGCGCTGAATGCCATTCCTTCCGTCGCTGCCGTCGCCTCCGTTCCCGAACCCGTTTGCGTTGCCGAGTCTTCCCCTCCCGAGGAAACCCCCGCAGCGCCTTCGGTCGCCGGTCGCATCTTTGAGATGCCGGCTGAGATTGACATGGATCTCGTACAGGAGTTCCGGTCTGAATCGGTCGAGCATTTCCAGCAGGCCGAACTGGCGCTGATGGCGCTCGAAAACGATCCCGCGGATTCGGAATCGGTGAACACGGTGTTCCGGGCGTTCCATACGGTCAAGGGCGTGGCCGGTTTCGTGGGCGTTTCCTATATCACCGAGCTCGCCCACAAGGCCGAAACGTTTTTCGACCGCTTCCGCAAGGGCACGCTGACCATGCGCGGCACTCACACCGATCTGGCCTTTGAAGCGGTGGATATGCTGAAGCATCTGCTGGGCACGCTGAACGAAGCCATTAGCTCGGGACGATATGAAGTAACTCCGGCCTACGAACGTCTCATCCATCGCCTAGAACATCCGGAGGCTCTCGACGGCGGGAGCCGCGGAGGGGGAATCCGGGAAAAGGTCGGTGAGATTCTGCTTCGGGAAGGCAAGATCAGCCCCATCGACGTGGACACGGCTCTGGCCAAGCAACAGGAGGGCGACTCGCGGCCGGTGGGGGAGATTCTGGTGGAGCAACAGGCGGCCAAACCGGTGGACGTGGCTCATGCTCTGCGCTCGCAACAGCCGGCGGGTCGCGACCACGAACCGGAAGGCACCGTCAAAGTCTATACGTCTCGCCTCGACAATCTCATCAACATGGTCGGTGAGCTGGTCATTGCCCAGTCCATGGTCAGTCAAGACCCGCTCATTCAGAAAGCAACCAACCAGCGGCTCGTCCGCAACGTAGCGCAGCTCAACAAGATCACGCGCTCGCTGCAAGAGCTGAGTCTCTCGATGCGGATGGTGTCGGTCAAGTCCACCTTCCAGAAGATGGCGCGACTGGTGCGCGACCTCGCGCGCAAAGCGCATAAAGAGATCGCGTTCATCACCGAAGGCGAAGAGACCGAGCTCGATCGCAACATGGTTGAAGCCATCGCCGATCCGCTCGTGCACATGGTGCGAAACGCCGCCGATCATGGCATCGAATCGCCGGACGAACGTGAGCAAGCGGGCAAACCCCGGCAGGGACGGATTCTGCTTCGCGCCGCTCACGAGGGCGGATCGGTCATCATTACGCTCAGCGACGACGGACGCGGCCTGAACAAGCAGAAGATTCTGGTCAAAGCCGTCGAGCGCGAACTGGTCGAGCCGGGCGCTCAGCTCACCGATGCCGAGATTCACAAACTGCTTTTCATGCCCGGCTTCTCGACCGCCGACAAGGTGACGGACGTTTCGGGCCGCGGCGTCGGCATGGACGTGGTTCGCACGAACATCGAAGCCCTGCGCGGCACGGTCGAAATCCACTCGCAGGAGAACGCCGGTTCCGTCTTCAGCGTTCGGCTGCCGCTAACCCTGGCCATCATTGATGGAATGGTCGTTCGCGTCGGTTTCGATCGCTTCATTCTTCCCACCATTGCCATTACCGAGACCTTCCGCGCCGAGGAAAAGGACGTCTCCACGGTGCATGGGCAAGCGGAGCTGGTGATGCTGCGCGGCGATCTGATCCCCGTTGCCCGACTGCATCGTCTATTCGATATCCAAGACGGCGTTGCGAGTCTTACCGAGGGGATTCTGGTCGTCACCGAGAGCAAGGGACGCCGCATCGCCCTCTTGGTGGACGAGCTCCTCGGTCAGCAGCAAGTGGTGATTAAGAGTCTGGGAACGATCTTCGGCCGCGTGCAGGGAGTCAGCGGCGGCGCCATCATGGGAGACGGGCAGGTCAGCCTTATCCTCGATACCGAAGGTCTGATCCAGTTGAGCACAAACTGAGATGAAGAGAATATCTCAACAACCGGAGAGAAGCCGCCGCGCATGACACCCGCTCGATCCTCACCCCCGCCGTTGTTCCGGACGATCACGCTTACGGACAAGGACTTTAAGAGCGTCCGCGAGATCGTCTATGAACTGGCCGGAATCAACCTCCATGAAGGCAAGCGCGAGCTGGTGGTGGCGCGGCTCTCCAAACGGATCCGTCAACTCAACATGCGGAACGTGGGGGAGTACCTCAGCTACGTCCGCGAGCAGAACACGCAGGAAGAACTGGTGTCCATGCTCGACGCGCTGTCCACCAACCTGACCAGCTTCTGGCGTGAATCGCAGCATTTCGATTACGTGGCCGAGCACACGATCCCGTGGATCGTCGCCCGCACCGACCGGGATAAGGA
The sequence above is a segment of the bacterium genome. Coding sequences within it:
- a CDS encoding glycosyltransferase family 2 protein; the encoded protein is MDISVIIVSHNSREVLPRCLNSLETIRNELSFEAIVVDNGSSDGCIEEIENSYPNIQIHRAGKNLGFAAGCNLGLARARGRHLMLLNPDTEVMPGALVRLVTALDDHPMWGVVGPRMVDGQDNPYPAARRFPRPFDVFSECTRLSYLFPRSWLFASYFYGDHKLNELDEVDQVEGSALVIKGSVRKEIGDLDPRFFLFWEEVDWCRRVKEAGYEIHIVQSAQIRHYRATSMTQFYLRSRQENARSALKYFHKHHGIKGLKSLRRWMIAGLILREAGARLVRFLGGDERAGLRADGARAERAVFRRFMEVIS
- a CDS encoding Hpt domain-containing protein — encoded protein: MPTLEQIASELVLLSPDDSASRLHLEKMLRDLAQSGDAPEAVRELAWQAIVLVQGLLQAKDPDANLRKLSALLDQMIAAEAESGGGNGATASASSSSSGSVIDDGLVAEFLSKQESTLTDFEADCLALENGDTSRFPALKRQIHTWKGEAGLLGFHDLSSAMHGIEEALGELKNPDPAAVSDTLLELKDRLGEYFTARRAGAEFSLDVSATLAALNAIPSVAAVASVPEPVCVAESSPPEETPAAPSVAGRIFEMPAEIDMDLVQEFRSESVEHFQQAELALMALENDPADSESVNTVFRAFHTVKGVAGFVGVSYITELAHKAETFFDRFRKGTLTMRGTHTDLAFEAVDMLKHLLGTLNEAISSGRYEVTPAYERLIHRLEHPEALDGGSRGGGIREKVGEILLREGKISPIDVDTALAKQQEGDSRPVGEILVEQQAAKPVDVAHALRSQQPAGRDHEPEGTVKVYTSRLDNLINMVGELVIAQSMVSQDPLIQKATNQRLVRNVAQLNKITRSLQELSLSMRMVSVKSTFQKMARLVRDLARKAHKEIAFITEGEETELDRNMVEAIADPLVHMVRNAADHGIESPDEREQAGKPRQGRILLRAAHEGGSVIITLSDDGRGLNKQKILVKAVERELVEPGAQLTDAEIHKLLFMPGFSTADKVTDVSGRGVGMDVVRTNIEALRGTVEIHSQENAGSVFSVRLPLTLAIIDGMVVRVGFDRFILPTIAITETFRAEEKDVSTVHGQAELVMLRGDLIPVARLHRLFDIQDGVASLTEGILVVTESKGRRIALLVDELLGQQQVVIKSLGTIFGRVQGVSGGAIMGDGQVSLILDTEGLIQLSTN